In a single window of the Rattus norvegicus strain BN/NHsdMcwi chromosome 6, GRCr8, whole genome shotgun sequence genome:
- the Rdh12 gene encoding retinol dehydrogenase 12 precursor, which translates to MLVILVLLTSFFSILYLATPSIRKFFAGGVCTTKVQIPGKVVVITGANTGIGKETARELARRGARVYIACRDVLKGESAASEIRADTKNSQVLVRKLDLSDTKSIRTFAEGFLAEEKKLHILINNAGVMMCPYSKTVDGFETHFGVNHLGHFLLTYLLLGRLKESAPARVINLSSVAHLGGKIRFHDLQSKKRYCSGFAYSHSKLANVLFTRELAKRLQGTGVTAYVVHPGCVLSEITRHSFLMCLLWRLFSPFFKSPWQGAQTSLHCALEEGLEPLSGKYFSDCKRTWVSPRARNKKTAERLWNVSCELLGIQWE; encoded by the exons ATGCTGGTTATCTTGGTACTGCTCACGTCCTTCTTCTCGATCTTGTACCTGGCGACTCCATCCATCAG GAAGTTCTTTGCTGGTGGAGTTTGTACAACGAAGGTGCAGATCCCAGGGAAGGTAGTGGTCATCACAGGTGCCAACACAGGCATTGGCAAGGAGACAGCCAGAGAGCTTGCTCGAAGAG GAGCACGAGTATACATTGCGTGTCGAGATGTGCTGAAGGGAGAGTCTGCTGCCAGTGAAATCCGAGCAGACACCAAGAACTCCCAGGTGCTAGTGCGGAAACTGGACCTCTCTGACACCAAATCCATCCGAACCTTTGCTGAGGGCTTCCTAGCAG AGGAGAAGAAGCTTCATATTTTGATCAATAATGCAGGCGTGATGATGTGTCCATATTCTAAGACAGTAGATGGCTTTGAAACCCACTTTGGAGTCAACCACCTGG GCCACTTCCTTCTTACATACCTGCTTTTGGGGAGGCTGAAGGAGTCTGCTCCCGCACGGGTGATAAACCTATCCTCGGTGGCCCACCTTGGTGGCAAGATCCGTTTCCATGACCTCCAAAGCAAGAAGCGATACTGCAGTGGTTTCGCCTATAGTCACAGCAAGCTGGCCAACGTGCTTTTCACCCGAGAGCTGGCCAAGCGGCTCCAAG GGACCGGAGTCACGGCCTATGTGGTTCACCCAGGTTGCGTCCTGTCTGAGATCACCAGGCACTCCTTCCTGATGTGCCTGTTGTGGCGCCTCTTCTCGCCCTTCTTCAAGTCCCCTTGGCAGGGGGCTCAGACCAGCCTGCACTGCGCCCTGGAGGAGGGCCTGGAGCCCCTGAGCGGAAAGTACTTCAG TGACTGCAAGAGGACGTGGGTATCCCCAAGGGCCCGGAACAAGAAAACAGCTGAGCGCTTGTGGAATGTCAGCTGTGAGCTTCTAGGAATCCAGTGGGAATAG